One part of the Aurantibacillus circumpalustris genome encodes these proteins:
- a CDS encoding T9SS type A sorting domain-containing protein, translating into MKTVLPKTFLFVLLFSMFTVKNFGQVPTISPIQGSPVICTPNASATVYSVTASNSPGSYSWSYAGPSGIVLTTVGNGAVCGIVFPPSPSGTTYTLYCYATNSSGNSATVSLVINAYETPVVSFSGAQVFCQGSSTHLSASSTIFQASSTTISYNWSPPTGLSSTNSYSVIANPLVSTNYSVLVTNGPCTATSQITVIADPCVGIIEYKDDASPFSLNIYPNPNNGSFVIKSTKSRTAVIRNELGQIVKTIYLEPNSETQVSGLNAGIYFVLSDDFKKKIIITR; encoded by the coding sequence ATGAAAACCGTACTCCCAAAAACATTCTTATTCGTATTGCTATTTAGCATGTTTACTGTCAAAAATTTCGGGCAGGTGCCAACAATTAGTCCTATTCAAGGATCGCCAGTTATATGCACTCCTAATGCCTCTGCGACAGTTTATTCTGTAACAGCGTCAAATTCGCCAGGCTCTTATTCATGGAGTTACGCTGGCCCTTCTGGTATTGTTTTGACCACAGTTGGCAATGGCGCTGTCTGTGGAATTGTTTTCCCACCGTCCCCTTCTGGTACTACATATACTTTGTATTGTTATGCAACTAATAGCTCCGGAAATAGTGCTACGGTTTCTTTAGTTATTAATGCCTATGAAACGCCTGTTGTTAGTTTTTCTGGTGCCCAGGTTTTTTGTCAGGGCTCCTCAACTCATCTTTCGGCCAGCTCCACTATTTTTCAAGCGAGTTCTACCACAATTTCCTATAATTGGTCGCCGCCAACAGGGTTAAGTTCAACGAATTCGTATTCTGTGATTGCTAACCCATTGGTTTCAACCAACTATTCGGTACTGGTAACAAATGGACCTTGCACTGCTACAAGTCAAATCACTGTGATTGCCGATCCATGTGTTGGAATAATCGAATATAAGGACGATGCTTCTCCTTTTTCTTTAAATATATATCCTAATCCGAATAATGGATCTTTTGTAATCAAATCAACTAAAAGCAGAACTGCGGTTATAAGGAATGAACTTGGACAAATTGTTAAAACAATCTATCTAGAGCCAAATTCTGAA